A window of Zingiber officinale cultivar Zhangliang chromosome 5A, Zo_v1.1, whole genome shotgun sequence contains these coding sequences:
- the LOC121980189 gene encoding uncharacterized protein LOC121980189, which yields MEKVEGFSITCEEHEELISSLRDWRTRSGINAPKIEVRFEDLSVETEVHASRRVLPTLPNAIINTVQELLGRLKVYNTNTSHVKVLSELKGIIKPSRMTLVLGSPGSGKTTFLRALSGKLDPSLKVTGKVTYNGQKMNHYLSQRMCAYVSQLDAHQAEMTVKETMEFSRKILNAGDDIEMLKEVSTVKTEANIKEETNTNTMETVFSKDEGSFIVDHILKVLGLHECANIIIGDQMRRGISGGQKKRVTIGNKIFKKAVVTIALIILTIGYGISRAEDDRRVVRILESLFRTWDSAAGGIRPSLSHGLMVLSLSEWCATGFLLSKSWSRIESLHRGSSVDRCKPRADSAPFLVLMASAGVLLAFRSNGVEISPPLGKSLELSISFVAESIISRSGSDSDADASDNSGVLLQCLAMALAWSGPIIPNVSVLRCLCLALLNEIFPVHFVTEMSLDSENRNVATNKVKEHLNSILFKQAGAVTRVFCNQYAATDDITKETVEKHLWDYSLELYSNLRLAVLVHRGKSDELLAGFEKIAEAAFLMIVVFAAEVSKHKLNSKTSNEFRPEVSSQILITFSCIEYLRRIRLPEYTQAVRRAVLTIQENAPSCVSFVESMPPYGELTKSQGSIALVRMRYNWSQDEVQTARISFYLRVLPACISLVPTAMFGERIAPTMFLYMQHPNEKVIRASHSVFVSFVSSSKDSDQNDRNALKEQLVFYYMHRALEVYPQINSFDGLTSGVTALVRHLPAGSPSIFYCVHSLVEKASELCRGAMSEDPTMWKNWEGNSGPPKKTIDLLLHLIYLIDIQALPYLLKQLAELMIQLPKDGQNALLDEMYSQVAESDDVTRKPVLVSWLQSLSYLCSQKTSPAADKSEKHGSSVASKGLSFIRGIAKL from the exons AtggaaaaagtagaaggtttttCTATTACCTGCGAAGAGCATGAAGAGCTGATCTCCAGCTTACGAGATTGGAGAACAAG GTCGGGAATCAACGCTCCGAAGATTGAAGTGCGGTTCGAGGATTTGTCAGTGGAGACTGAGGTTCATGCTTCCAGGAGAGTTCTTCCCACCCTACCCAATGCCATCATCAACACTGTTCAG GAGCTCCTGGGACGGCTTAAAGTGTACAATACAAATACAAGTCATGTCAAAGTTCTTAGTGAATTGAAAGGAATTATAAAACCATCTAG GATGACACTTGTGCTAGGATCTCCAGGATCAGgaaagacaacatttttaagaGCACTTTCTGGAAAACTAGATCCTAGTTTAAAA GTCACAGGAAAAGTAACATACAATGGACAAAAGATGAACCACTACCTCTCACAAAGAATGTGTGCATATGTTAGCCAACTTGACGCCCATCAAGCTGAGATGACAGTAAAGGAGACCATGGAGTTCTCTAGAAAAATACTAAATGCCGGAGATGATATTG AGATGCTTAAAGAAGTGAGCACAGTAAAAACAGAAGCAAACATCAAAGAAGAGACAAATACCAATACCATG GAAACTGTGTTTTCGAAAGATGAAGGGAGTTTCATAGTTGACCATATTCTGAAG GTACTTGGCTTGCATGAGTGTGCAAACATAATAATAGGTGATCAGATGAGAAGGGGAATATCTGGAGGACAAAAGAAAAGAGTCACTATTG GAAATAAGATATTCAAGAAAGCAGTAGTTACAATAGCACTTATTATCTTGACCATCGGTTACGGCATTTCGCGGGCGGAGGACGACCGGCGCGTCGTGAGGATTCTGGAATCCTTGTTCCGCACGTGGGACTCCGCAGCCGGCGGGATTCGACCCTCACTTTCCCACGGCCTCATGGTACTTTCCTTGTCCGAGTGGTGTGCGACGGGGTTTCTGCTGTCGAAGTCTTGGAGTAGAATTGAGTCACTTCATCGGGGGTCCTCGGTTGATAGGTGTAAGCCGAGAGCGGATTCTGCTCCTTTTCTGGTGCTGATGGCTTCCGCAGGCGTTCTTTTGGCTTTCAGAAGCAATGGAGTCGAAATCAGCCCTCCGTTAGGGAAGTCGCTCGAACTGTCCATCTCTTTTGTTGCAGAGAGTATCATTTCTAGGAGTGGGAGTGATTCTGATGCAGATGCATCTGATAACAGCGGTGTTCTACTGCAATGCCTCGCCATGGCTTTAGCCTGGTCAGGTCCAATTATTCCCAATGTATCAGTGCTTCGGTGCCTCTGTCTGGCGTTGTTGAATGAGATTTTTCCTGTACATTTTGTCACTGAAATGTCCTTGGATTCTGAGAATCGTAATGTTGCCACCAACAAGGTGAAGGAGCATCTCAATAGCATTCTTTTTAAACAAGCAGGTGCGGTGACCAGAGTGTTCTGCAACCAGTATGCTGCTACAGATGATATCACCAAGGAAACAGTTGAGAAGCATTTGTGGGATTATTCTCTTGAACTTTACTCAAATCTCCGCTTAGCTGTGTTGGTTCATCGGGGAAAGAGTGATGAATTGCTTGCGGGCTTTGAAAAGATTGCTGAAGCTGCATTCTTGATGATAGTTGTCTTCGCTGCAGAAGTTAGCAAACATAAGCTGAATAGCAAAACATCTAATGAGTTCAGACCAGAGGTCTCCTCACAAATCCTCATTACTTTTTCTTGCATTGAATATTTGCGGCGAATCCGCTTGCCTGAGTATACCCAGGCAGTTCGCCGTGCTGTTCTGACGATCCAGGAGAATGCACCTTCATGTGTTTCATTTGTTGAGTCGATGCCCCCTTATGGTGAGCTAACCAAATCACAGG GCTCAATTGCATTGGTGAGAATGAGATACAATTGGTCACAAGATGAAGTGCAAACAGCTCGTATATCATTTTATTTGCGGGTTTTACCAGCTTGTATAAGCCTTGTCCCTACTGCAATGTTTGGAGAGCGCATAGCTCCAACCATGTTTTT ATATATGCAACATCCTAATGAGAAAGTAATCCGTGCTTCACATTCAGTATTTGTTTCCTTTGTATCCTCTAGTAAGGATTCTGATCAGAATGATAGAAATGCTTTAAAGGAGCAACTTGTTTTCTATTACATGCACAGGGCTTTGGAG GTTTATCCCCAGATCAATTCGTTTGACGGTTTGACGTCCGGAGTTACAGCTTTGGTCAGACATCTCCCTGCTGGTAGTCCATCAATATTCTATTGTGTTCATAGCCTTGTAGAAAAAGCTTCTGAGCTTTGTAGGGGAGCCATGAGTGAAGATCCAACTATGTGGAAGAACTGGGAAGGAAACTCAGGTCCTCCTAAGAAGACTATTGATCTTCTCCTTCACCTCATCTATCTTATTGATATACAG GCATTGCCATACTTGTTAAAACAGCTAGCCGAGCTGATGATTCAGTTGCCCAAAGATGGCCAGAATGCCCTTCTCGACGAGATGTACTCTCAAGTTGCCGAGTCTGATGATGTCACTAGAAAGCCTGTCCTGGTGTCGTGGTTGCAGTCGCTCTCATATTTATGCTCTCAGAAAACATCTCCAGCAGCCGACAAGTCTGAGAAGCATGGAAGCTCTGTGGCAAGTAAAGGCCTGAGCTTCATCAGAGGCATTGCTAAACTCTAA
- the LOC121982487 gene encoding protein TPX2-like isoform X2 yields MDDEMEEVVPEAEVFDRFEVDLDYEFDAPKFFDLGREETLAEARKVELWFESARSYPPSPLISKLIFEKDIQITNISTTSNLEDLEIKILHTDAFVAEVTMVSDSDRGCTYHSYEAQSVSEVDHKPACKKPLSKRSTLMKPTASQLAKQNRPGEAKPMSQFRNQLECRKEKGSIDVNDYTHQAAKRQRLETGHCYKGIGSKHQLDLFHKGSEKHHFLDTKSSELADTSNRLPRLKLTIPREPELKTARRALSLRTQQQKPDDSKCRVEGMAPSFSTFKALPLNRKILEAPSLPLPQKTTPSLPKFKEFNFRTHDRALAHNTSASSMNSDSHNPSVTGGATSSIRIQPHENVEGKHIPIRFKAQALNPKILASKGVIGVYRCAKRESTKPKEFNLSTAKRFQQSPLTELFNELSMTCEAQQSNIHHKVRLRNGLAVEDSKENLIQIGQQ; encoded by the exons ATGGACGACGAGATGGAGGAGGTCGTCCCCGAGGCGGAGGTTTTCGACCGCTTCGAGGTCGATCTCGATTACGAGTTCGACGCGCCCAAGTTTTTCGACCTCGGCAGGGAGGAGACGCTGGCGGAGGCACGCAAGGTGGAGCTCTGGTTTGAATCCGCCAGGAGCTACCCTCCATCTC CTCTGATATCAAAGTTAATTTTTGAGAAAGATATACAAATAACAAATATTAGTACCACTTCTAATCTTGAAGATCTGGAAATCAAAATCCTCCACACGGATGCTTTTGTGGCTGAGGTGACTATGGTTTCTGATTCTGATAGAG GATGTACATACCACAGTTATGAGGCGCAAAGTGTATCGGAAGTTGATCATAAACCTGCCTGTAAGAAGCCTTTGTCAAAAAGATCAACTTTGATGAAGCCCACTGCTAGTCAGTTGGCCAAACAAAATCGGCCTGGTGAAGCGAAGCCGATGAGCCA aTTCCGTAATCAATTAGAATGTAGAAAGGAAAAGGGTTCCATAGATGTGAATGATTATACTCATCAAGCAGCTAAAAGGCAGCGACTGGAGACGGGCCATTGTTACAAG GGAATTGGTTCAAAGCATCAACTTGACTTGTTCCACAAGGGCTCAGAAAAG CACCATTTTCTAGACACCAAAAGTAGTGAGCTTGCTGATACCAGCAACCGGCTTCCAAGATTGAAGCTTACAATACCAAGGGAACCTGAATTGAAAACTGCGAGAAGGGCTCTTAGTTTAAGAACTCAACAACAAAA GCCGGATGATTCTAAATGCCGTGTAGAAGGGATGGCACCATCTTTTTCTACCTTCAAAGCACTCCCTTTGAACAGAAAA ATTCTTGAGGCTCCATCTCTGCCACTTCCTCAAAAGACTACTCCCAGTTTGCCAAAATTTAAA GAATTCAATTTTAGAACTCATGACAGGGCTCTAGCACACAACACATCTGCTTCCTCAATG AATTCAGATAGTCATAATCCTAGTGTTACAGGAGGTGCTACCAGTTCAATACGAATTCAACCACACGA GAATGTTGAAGGAAAACACATCCCCATAAGATTCAAAGCTCAAGCCTTAAATCCAAAG ATTCTTGCAAGTAAAGGAGTTATTGGTGTATATCGATGTGCTAAACGAGAATCAACTAAACCCAAG GAATTCAATCTTTCAACAGCTAAAAGGTTCCAGCAATCGCCACTAACGGAGCTATTCAATGAG CTATCTATGACTTGTGAAGCTCAACAGTCTAATATACATCACAAAGTTCGCCTTCGAAATGGTCTAGCTGTTGAG GACTCGAAAGAAAACCTGATCCAAATTGGACAACAATAA
- the LOC121982487 gene encoding protein TPX2-like isoform X3: protein MDDEMEEVVPEAEVFDRFEVDLDYEFDAPKFFDLGREETLAEARKVELWFESARSYPPSPLISKLIFEKDIQITNISTTSNLEDLEIKILHTDAFVAEVTMVSDSDRGCTYHSYEAQSVSEVDHKPACKKPLSKRSTLMKPTASQLAKQNRPGEAKPMSQFRNQLECRKEKGSIDVNDYTHQAAKRQRLETGHCYKGIGSKHQLDLFHKGSEKHHFLDTKSSELADTSNRLPRLKLTIPREPELKTARRALSLRTQQQKPDDSKCRVEGMAPSFSTFKALPLNRKILEAPSLPLPQKTTPSLPKFKEFNFRTHDRALAHNTSASSMNSDSHNPSVTGGATSSIRIQPHENVEGKHIPIRFKAQALNPKILASKGVIGVYRCAKRESTKPKEFNLSTAKRFQQSPLTELFNELSMTCEAQQSNIHHKVRLRNGLAVEKT, encoded by the exons ATGGACGACGAGATGGAGGAGGTCGTCCCCGAGGCGGAGGTTTTCGACCGCTTCGAGGTCGATCTCGATTACGAGTTCGACGCGCCCAAGTTTTTCGACCTCGGCAGGGAGGAGACGCTGGCGGAGGCACGCAAGGTGGAGCTCTGGTTTGAATCCGCCAGGAGCTACCCTCCATCTC CTCTGATATCAAAGTTAATTTTTGAGAAAGATATACAAATAACAAATATTAGTACCACTTCTAATCTTGAAGATCTGGAAATCAAAATCCTCCACACGGATGCTTTTGTGGCTGAGGTGACTATGGTTTCTGATTCTGATAGAG GATGTACATACCACAGTTATGAGGCGCAAAGTGTATCGGAAGTTGATCATAAACCTGCCTGTAAGAAGCCTTTGTCAAAAAGATCAACTTTGATGAAGCCCACTGCTAGTCAGTTGGCCAAACAAAATCGGCCTGGTGAAGCGAAGCCGATGAGCCA aTTCCGTAATCAATTAGAATGTAGAAAGGAAAAGGGTTCCATAGATGTGAATGATTATACTCATCAAGCAGCTAAAAGGCAGCGACTGGAGACGGGCCATTGTTACAAG GGAATTGGTTCAAAGCATCAACTTGACTTGTTCCACAAGGGCTCAGAAAAG CACCATTTTCTAGACACCAAAAGTAGTGAGCTTGCTGATACCAGCAACCGGCTTCCAAGATTGAAGCTTACAATACCAAGGGAACCTGAATTGAAAACTGCGAGAAGGGCTCTTAGTTTAAGAACTCAACAACAAAA GCCGGATGATTCTAAATGCCGTGTAGAAGGGATGGCACCATCTTTTTCTACCTTCAAAGCACTCCCTTTGAACAGAAAA ATTCTTGAGGCTCCATCTCTGCCACTTCCTCAAAAGACTACTCCCAGTTTGCCAAAATTTAAA GAATTCAATTTTAGAACTCATGACAGGGCTCTAGCACACAACACATCTGCTTCCTCAATG AATTCAGATAGTCATAATCCTAGTGTTACAGGAGGTGCTACCAGTTCAATACGAATTCAACCACACGA GAATGTTGAAGGAAAACACATCCCCATAAGATTCAAAGCTCAAGCCTTAAATCCAAAG ATTCTTGCAAGTAAAGGAGTTATTGGTGTATATCGATGTGCTAAACGAGAATCAACTAAACCCAAG GAATTCAATCTTTCAACAGCTAAAAGGTTCCAGCAATCGCCACTAACGGAGCTATTCAATGAG CTATCTATGACTTGTGAAGCTCAACAGTCTAATATACATCACAAAGTTCGCCTTCGAAATGGTCTAGCTGTTGAG AAAACCTGA
- the LOC121982487 gene encoding protein TPX2-like isoform X1 — MDDEMEEVVPEAEVFDRFEVDLDYEFDAPKFFDLGREETLAEARKVELWFESARSYPPSPLISKLIFEKDIQITNISTTSNLEDLEIKILHTDAFVAEVTMVSDSDRGCTYHSYEAQSVSEVDHKPACKKPLSKRSTLMKPTASQLAKQNRPGEAKPMSQFRNQLECRKEKGSIDVNDYTHQAAKRQRLETGHCYKGIGSKHQLDLFHKGSEKHHFLDTKSSELADTSNRLPRLKLTIPREPELKTARRALSLRTQQQKPDDSKCRVEGMAPSFSTFKALPLNRKILEAPSLPLPQKTTPSLPKFKEFNFRTHDRALAHNTSASSMNSDSHNPSVTGGATSSIRIQPHENVEGKHIPIRFKAQALNPKILASKGVIGVYRCAKRESTKPKEFNLSTAKRFQQSPLTELFNELSMTCEAQQSNIHHKVRLRNGLAVEVLIDLTFLFELNIFPSSFAN, encoded by the exons ATGGACGACGAGATGGAGGAGGTCGTCCCCGAGGCGGAGGTTTTCGACCGCTTCGAGGTCGATCTCGATTACGAGTTCGACGCGCCCAAGTTTTTCGACCTCGGCAGGGAGGAGACGCTGGCGGAGGCACGCAAGGTGGAGCTCTGGTTTGAATCCGCCAGGAGCTACCCTCCATCTC CTCTGATATCAAAGTTAATTTTTGAGAAAGATATACAAATAACAAATATTAGTACCACTTCTAATCTTGAAGATCTGGAAATCAAAATCCTCCACACGGATGCTTTTGTGGCTGAGGTGACTATGGTTTCTGATTCTGATAGAG GATGTACATACCACAGTTATGAGGCGCAAAGTGTATCGGAAGTTGATCATAAACCTGCCTGTAAGAAGCCTTTGTCAAAAAGATCAACTTTGATGAAGCCCACTGCTAGTCAGTTGGCCAAACAAAATCGGCCTGGTGAAGCGAAGCCGATGAGCCA aTTCCGTAATCAATTAGAATGTAGAAAGGAAAAGGGTTCCATAGATGTGAATGATTATACTCATCAAGCAGCTAAAAGGCAGCGACTGGAGACGGGCCATTGTTACAAG GGAATTGGTTCAAAGCATCAACTTGACTTGTTCCACAAGGGCTCAGAAAAG CACCATTTTCTAGACACCAAAAGTAGTGAGCTTGCTGATACCAGCAACCGGCTTCCAAGATTGAAGCTTACAATACCAAGGGAACCTGAATTGAAAACTGCGAGAAGGGCTCTTAGTTTAAGAACTCAACAACAAAA GCCGGATGATTCTAAATGCCGTGTAGAAGGGATGGCACCATCTTTTTCTACCTTCAAAGCACTCCCTTTGAACAGAAAA ATTCTTGAGGCTCCATCTCTGCCACTTCCTCAAAAGACTACTCCCAGTTTGCCAAAATTTAAA GAATTCAATTTTAGAACTCATGACAGGGCTCTAGCACACAACACATCTGCTTCCTCAATG AATTCAGATAGTCATAATCCTAGTGTTACAGGAGGTGCTACCAGTTCAATACGAATTCAACCACACGA GAATGTTGAAGGAAAACACATCCCCATAAGATTCAAAGCTCAAGCCTTAAATCCAAAG ATTCTTGCAAGTAAAGGAGTTATTGGTGTATATCGATGTGCTAAACGAGAATCAACTAAACCCAAG GAATTCAATCTTTCAACAGCTAAAAGGTTCCAGCAATCGCCACTAACGGAGCTATTCAATGAG CTATCTATGACTTGTGAAGCTCAACAGTCTAATATACATCACAAAGTTCGCCTTCGAAATGGTCTAGCTGTTGAGGTTTTGATTGATTTAACATTTCTCTTTGAACTCAATATATTTCCTTCCAGTTTTGCAAATTAA